Genomic DNA from Corallococcus macrosporus:
GCGGGCAACCTGATGGACACGATGGCGGGCAGCAACAACGCCCAGCTCTACGTGCCGCAGCTGGGGCAGCAGGTGTCGCTCTTCTCCAGCCTCAAGGTGCAGCTGTGCGTGGTGCTGTTCCTGTCGCTGGACGGCCACCACGTCATCATCCGGGCGCTCGCGGAGAGCCTGGCGGTGGTGCCGCTGGAGGGCTTCCCGCACTTCAGCCGGGGCGTGTGGCCCTTCTTCGACCTGATGATCCGCTCCTTCGCGGACCTGCTGAAGATCAGCCTGGCGCTGGCGGGGCCCGGCATGGTGGCCGCCTTCGCCACCGACCTGGCCATGGGCGCCATCAACCGCGTGGCCCCGCAGATCCAGGTCTTCTTCATCGCGATGTCGCTCAAACCGCTGATGAGCGTGCTCATCATCTTCGTCTCCATCCACGTCATCATCGGCCGCATGCAGGGCGAAATGGGCGCCATGCTCCGCATGGTGCGGCAGGCCATCCAGCTGCTGGGTTGAGGGCTCCCGGGACCGCACCATGTCGGACGAGAGTGGCGACAAAACAGAGGAACCGTCGCAGAAGAAGCTCGACGATTCCCGCAAGAAGGGGCAGGTCTGGAAGAGCAAGGACCTGACGGGCGTCGCCGTGCTCGTGGCCGGCCTGGGCATCGCCCGGGGGACCTGGAGCACGGTGGAGTCGGAGGTCTCCGCGCTCTTCCTCTTCACCTTCGACGTCATCGCCCATCCGGACCGCCTGGACCTGGCGATGTCGCAGATCCTCTACATGGCGCTGAAGACGCTGGCCGTCCTCACGCTCCCGGTGGCGGCGGGGGCCGCGGCCATGGGCGGGCTGATGGAGTTCCTGCAGGTCGGGTCGCTGTTCACCATGGACCCGATCATGCCCAAGTTCGACAAGCTCAACCCCATCTCGGGCTTGAAGAACATGTTCAC
This window encodes:
- a CDS encoding flagellar biosynthetic protein FliR encodes the protein MNIGEAMAELGARVNLSVTIFTVALIMCRVMPILIFSPFLGGEVVPSEMKLGLGLMVSVVLFPSVADRMDKIPLSALPYIGLLLKEIFIGLSLSYIVNIVFDAARVAGNLMDTMAGSNNAQLYVPQLGQQVSLFSSLKVQLCVVLFLSLDGHHVIIRALAESLAVVPLEGFPHFSRGVWPFFDLMIRSFADLLKISLALAGPGMVAAFATDLAMGAINRVAPQIQVFFIAMSLKPLMSVLIIFVSIHVIIGRMQGEMGAMLRMVRQAIQLLG